Proteins from a single region of Harpia harpyja isolate bHarHar1 chromosome 14, bHarHar1 primary haplotype, whole genome shotgun sequence:
- the DPP8 gene encoding dipeptidyl peptidase 8 isoform X1, producing the protein MCCAPRLRGSLWAPPPLGAPPVVSGVVRCTLTLPFGLWGPCVFPSVPCAASSLPSRCSAGSRGVGCDGSDPETCNMAAAMETEQPGLEIFETAGSEEQVQREEQPKLEPFYVERHSWSQLRKLLTDTRKYHGYMMAKAPHDFMFVKKNDPEGPHSDRIYYLAMSGENRENTLFYSEIPKTINKAAVLLLSWKPLLDLFPAILDYGMYSREEELLRERKRIGTIGIASYDYHQESGTFLFQAGSGIYHVKDGGPHGFTQQPLRPILVETSCPNIRMDPKLCPADPNWIAFIHSNDIWISNIETREERRLTFVHNELDNVEEDPKSAGVATFVLQEEFDRYTGYWWSPKAQPTLNGGKVLRILYEENDESEVEIIHVTSPMLETRKTDSFRYPKTGTANPKVTFKISEVTINAEGRIADVVDKELVQPFEILFEGVEYIARAGWTPEGKYIWSILLDRSQTRLQIVLIPPALFIPTEDDAMERQKLVDAVPDSVTPFIIYEETTDIWINIHDIFYVFPQTHEDEIEFIFASECKTGFRHLYKVVSVLKESKYKRSCGGLPAPSDFKCPIKEEMAITSGEWEVLGRHGSNIYVDEVKKLVYFQGTKDSPLEHHLYVVNYENPGEVKRLTECGYSHACCVSQDCDMFISKYSNQKNPHCVSLYRLTGPEDGAAHRTKEFWATILDSAGPLPDYIPPEVFSFESSTGFTLYGMMYKPHNLQPGKKYPTVLFIYGGPQVQLVNNRFKGIKYFRLNTLASLGYVVVVIDNRGSCHRGLKFEGAFKYKMGQIEINDQVEGLQYLASQYDFIDLDRVGIHGWSYGGYLSLMALMQRSDIFRVAIAGAPVTLWIFYDTGYTERYMGHPDHNEQGYYLGSVAMQAEKFPSEPNRLLLLHGFLDENVHFAHTSILLSFLVRAGKPYDLQIYPQERHSIRVPESGEHYELHLLYYLQENLGSHIAALKAM; encoded by the exons ATGTGCTGCGCTCCCCGCCTCCGCGGGTCTCTCTGGGCTCCGCCGCCGCTTGGAGCTCCTCCTGTGGTCTCAGGTGTCGTCCGGTGCACTCTCACTCTCCCCTTCGGTCTCTGGGGGCCTTGCGTGTTCCCTTCAGTCCCATGTGCGGCCTCCTCCTTGCCCTCACGTTGCAGTGCTGGGTCCAGAGGTGTCGGCTGCGATGGCAGTGACCCCG AAACATGCAACATGGCAGCAGCCATGGAAACTGAACAGCCGGGCCTTGAAATCTTCGAAACTGCGGGCAGTGAGGAGCAGGTCCAGAGAGAGGAGCAGCCAAAACTGGAACCTTTCTATGTAGAGAGACATTCCTGGAGCCAGCTTCGGAAACTGCTCACAGATACGCGGAAGTATCATGGGTACATGATGGCAAAAGCCCCTCATGACTTCATGTTTGTGAAGAAAAATGATCCTGAAGGACCTCATTCCGATAGGATCTACTATCTGG CAATGTCCGGGGAGAACAGAGAGAACACGCTCTTCTACTCTGAAATTCCCAAAACCATAAACAAAGCTGCTGTCCTGTTGCTTTCGTGGAAGCCTCTTTTGGATCTTTTTCCG GCCATCCTAGACTATGGGATGTACTCTCGTGAAGAAGAGCTGCTACGGGAGAGGAAGAGAATTGGCACCATTGGGATTGCCTCTTATGATTACCACCAAGAAAGCGGCACCTTTCTGTTTCAGGCTGGGAGTGGAATTTATCACGTAAAAGATGGAGGCCCTCACGGATTCACT caACAGCCTTTAAGACCCATTCTGGTAGAGACTAGTTGTCCAAATATCCGTATGGATCCCAAGCTTTGTCCAGCTGATCCAAATTGGATTGCATTTATCCATAGCAATGACATCTGGATATCTAATATAGAAACCAGAGAAGAAAGGAGACTAACATTTGTGCACAATG aACTGGACAATGTTGAGGAGGATCCAAAATCTGCTGGCGTGGCTACTTTTGTGCTGCAGGAGGAGTTTGATAGATACACCGGCTACTGGTGGAGCCCAAAGGCACAGCCAA CACTGAATGGGGGTAAAGTTCTTCGAAttctttatgaagaaaatgaTGAGTCAGAGGTGGAAATTATTCATGTCACATCGCCCATGCTGGAGACAAGAAAAACAGATTCCTTCCGGTACCCCAAAACTG GTACAGCAAATCCAAAGGTCACTTTCAAGATATCTGAAGTGACAATCAATGCGGAAGGCAGA ATTGCAGATGTTGTGGATAAAGAGCTAGTTCAGCCGTTCGAGATCCTCTTTGAAGGAGTAGAGTACATTGCTAGAGCTGGGTGGACGCCAGAAGGAAAATA CATCTGGTCCATCTTACTGGATCGCTCCCAAACTCGACTTCAGATAGTCTTGATCCCTCCTGCATTATTCATCCCCACAGAAGACGACGCAATGGAAAGACAGAAACTTGTCGATGCCGTACCAGATTCTGTTACACCTTTCATTATTTATGAAGAAACAACAGACATATGGATAAAT ATTCATGATATCTTTTATGTTTTCCCTCAAACCCATGAAGATGAGATAGAGTTCATTTTTGCCTCTGAGTGTAAAACAGGATTCCGGCACCTATACAAAGTCGTCTCAGTTTTGAAGGAGAGCAAGTATAAGCGGTCGTGTGGAGGCCTCCCTGCTCCAA GTGACTTCAAGTGCCCCATCAAAGAGGAGATGGCAATTACCAGTGGAGAATGGGAAGTGCTTGGCAGACATGGATCCAAT aTCTATGTTGATGAAGTGAAAAAACTGGTGTACTTTCAAGGCACAAAAGACTCACCCTTAGAGCATCACTTGTATGTTGTTAACTACGAGAATCCTGGAGAAGTAAAGCGGCTGACAGAATGTGGTTACTCTCATGCCTGCTGTGTCAGCCAG GATTGTGACATGTTCATCAGCAAGTACAGTAATCAGAAGAACCCACACTGTGTGTCACTTTACCGGCTGACAGGACCTGAAGATGGTGCAGCTCATAGGACAAAGGAATTCTGGGCTACCATTTTAGATTCAGCAG GCCCTCTTCCTGATTACATTCCCCCAGAAGTGTTCTCCTTTGAGAGCTCCACGGGGTTTACGCTCTATGGGATGATGTACAAACCTCACAATCTGCAACCTGGAAAGAAGTACCCCACTGTGCTTTTCATCTATGGAGGTCCTCAG GTACAGCTAGTGAACAATCGGTTTAAAGGAATCAAGTATTTCCGTTTGAACACTTTGGCCTCTTTAGGCtatgttgttgttgtcattgaCAACAGGGGGTCCTGCCACCGGGGGCTGAAGTTTGAAGGGGCCTTTAAATACAAAATG ggACAAATAGAAATTAATGACCAGGTGGAAGGGCTGCAGTATTTAGCATCCCAGTATGACTTCATTGATTTGGATCGTGTTGGCATTCATGGCTGGTCCTATGGAGGCTACCTCTCTCTTATGGCTTTAATGCAGAGGTCAGATATTTTCAGG GTTGCCATTGCTGGAGCACCTGTCACGCTGTGGATTTTCTATGACACTGGTTACACAGAGCGCTACATGGGCCACCCGGATCACAATGAGCAGGGGTATTACCTAGGTTCAGTGGCCATGCAAGCTGAGAAGTTTCCTTCTGA accAAACCGTTTGCTGCTGCTACATGGATTCTTGGATGAGAATGTTCACTTTGCACACACTAGTATTTTGCTCAGCTTTTTAGTGAGAGCTGGGAAACCGTATGACTTACAG atcTACCCTCAGGAGAGACACAGTATAAGGGTACCTGAGTCGGGAGAGCACTATGAACTCCATCTACTGTATTACCTGCAAGAGAATCTGGGCTCTCATATTGCTGCTCTGAAGGCAATGTGA
- the DPP8 gene encoding dipeptidyl peptidase 8 isoform X2 — translation MAAAMETEQPGLEIFETAGSEEQVQREEQPKLEPFYVERHSWSQLRKLLTDTRKYHGYMMAKAPHDFMFVKKNDPEGPHSDRIYYLAMSGENRENTLFYSEIPKTINKAAVLLLSWKPLLDLFPAILDYGMYSREEELLRERKRIGTIGIASYDYHQESGTFLFQAGSGIYHVKDGGPHGFTQQPLRPILVETSCPNIRMDPKLCPADPNWIAFIHSNDIWISNIETREERRLTFVHNELDNVEEDPKSAGVATFVLQEEFDRYTGYWWSPKAQPTLNGGKVLRILYEENDESEVEIIHVTSPMLETRKTDSFRYPKTGTANPKVTFKISEVTINAEGRIADVVDKELVQPFEILFEGVEYIARAGWTPEGKYIWSILLDRSQTRLQIVLIPPALFIPTEDDAMERQKLVDAVPDSVTPFIIYEETTDIWINIHDIFYVFPQTHEDEIEFIFASECKTGFRHLYKVVSVLKESKYKRSCGGLPAPSDFKCPIKEEMAITSGEWEVLGRHGSNIYVDEVKKLVYFQGTKDSPLEHHLYVVNYENPGEVKRLTECGYSHACCVSQDCDMFISKYSNQKNPHCVSLYRLTGPEDGAAHRTKEFWATILDSAGPLPDYIPPEVFSFESSTGFTLYGMMYKPHNLQPGKKYPTVLFIYGGPQVQLVNNRFKGIKYFRLNTLASLGYVVVVIDNRGSCHRGLKFEGAFKYKMGQIEINDQVEGLQYLASQYDFIDLDRVGIHGWSYGGYLSLMALMQRSDIFRVAIAGAPVTLWIFYDTGYTERYMGHPDHNEQGYYLGSVAMQAEKFPSEPNRLLLLHGFLDENVHFAHTSILLSFLVRAGKPYDLQIYPQERHSIRVPESGEHYELHLLYYLQENLGSHIAALKAM, via the exons ATGGCAGCAGCCATGGAAACTGAACAGCCGGGCCTTGAAATCTTCGAAACTGCGGGCAGTGAGGAGCAGGTCCAGAGAGAGGAGCAGCCAAAACTGGAACCTTTCTATGTAGAGAGACATTCCTGGAGCCAGCTTCGGAAACTGCTCACAGATACGCGGAAGTATCATGGGTACATGATGGCAAAAGCCCCTCATGACTTCATGTTTGTGAAGAAAAATGATCCTGAAGGACCTCATTCCGATAGGATCTACTATCTGG CAATGTCCGGGGAGAACAGAGAGAACACGCTCTTCTACTCTGAAATTCCCAAAACCATAAACAAAGCTGCTGTCCTGTTGCTTTCGTGGAAGCCTCTTTTGGATCTTTTTCCG GCCATCCTAGACTATGGGATGTACTCTCGTGAAGAAGAGCTGCTACGGGAGAGGAAGAGAATTGGCACCATTGGGATTGCCTCTTATGATTACCACCAAGAAAGCGGCACCTTTCTGTTTCAGGCTGGGAGTGGAATTTATCACGTAAAAGATGGAGGCCCTCACGGATTCACT caACAGCCTTTAAGACCCATTCTGGTAGAGACTAGTTGTCCAAATATCCGTATGGATCCCAAGCTTTGTCCAGCTGATCCAAATTGGATTGCATTTATCCATAGCAATGACATCTGGATATCTAATATAGAAACCAGAGAAGAAAGGAGACTAACATTTGTGCACAATG aACTGGACAATGTTGAGGAGGATCCAAAATCTGCTGGCGTGGCTACTTTTGTGCTGCAGGAGGAGTTTGATAGATACACCGGCTACTGGTGGAGCCCAAAGGCACAGCCAA CACTGAATGGGGGTAAAGTTCTTCGAAttctttatgaagaaaatgaTGAGTCAGAGGTGGAAATTATTCATGTCACATCGCCCATGCTGGAGACAAGAAAAACAGATTCCTTCCGGTACCCCAAAACTG GTACAGCAAATCCAAAGGTCACTTTCAAGATATCTGAAGTGACAATCAATGCGGAAGGCAGA ATTGCAGATGTTGTGGATAAAGAGCTAGTTCAGCCGTTCGAGATCCTCTTTGAAGGAGTAGAGTACATTGCTAGAGCTGGGTGGACGCCAGAAGGAAAATA CATCTGGTCCATCTTACTGGATCGCTCCCAAACTCGACTTCAGATAGTCTTGATCCCTCCTGCATTATTCATCCCCACAGAAGACGACGCAATGGAAAGACAGAAACTTGTCGATGCCGTACCAGATTCTGTTACACCTTTCATTATTTATGAAGAAACAACAGACATATGGATAAAT ATTCATGATATCTTTTATGTTTTCCCTCAAACCCATGAAGATGAGATAGAGTTCATTTTTGCCTCTGAGTGTAAAACAGGATTCCGGCACCTATACAAAGTCGTCTCAGTTTTGAAGGAGAGCAAGTATAAGCGGTCGTGTGGAGGCCTCCCTGCTCCAA GTGACTTCAAGTGCCCCATCAAAGAGGAGATGGCAATTACCAGTGGAGAATGGGAAGTGCTTGGCAGACATGGATCCAAT aTCTATGTTGATGAAGTGAAAAAACTGGTGTACTTTCAAGGCACAAAAGACTCACCCTTAGAGCATCACTTGTATGTTGTTAACTACGAGAATCCTGGAGAAGTAAAGCGGCTGACAGAATGTGGTTACTCTCATGCCTGCTGTGTCAGCCAG GATTGTGACATGTTCATCAGCAAGTACAGTAATCAGAAGAACCCACACTGTGTGTCACTTTACCGGCTGACAGGACCTGAAGATGGTGCAGCTCATAGGACAAAGGAATTCTGGGCTACCATTTTAGATTCAGCAG GCCCTCTTCCTGATTACATTCCCCCAGAAGTGTTCTCCTTTGAGAGCTCCACGGGGTTTACGCTCTATGGGATGATGTACAAACCTCACAATCTGCAACCTGGAAAGAAGTACCCCACTGTGCTTTTCATCTATGGAGGTCCTCAG GTACAGCTAGTGAACAATCGGTTTAAAGGAATCAAGTATTTCCGTTTGAACACTTTGGCCTCTTTAGGCtatgttgttgttgtcattgaCAACAGGGGGTCCTGCCACCGGGGGCTGAAGTTTGAAGGGGCCTTTAAATACAAAATG ggACAAATAGAAATTAATGACCAGGTGGAAGGGCTGCAGTATTTAGCATCCCAGTATGACTTCATTGATTTGGATCGTGTTGGCATTCATGGCTGGTCCTATGGAGGCTACCTCTCTCTTATGGCTTTAATGCAGAGGTCAGATATTTTCAGG GTTGCCATTGCTGGAGCACCTGTCACGCTGTGGATTTTCTATGACACTGGTTACACAGAGCGCTACATGGGCCACCCGGATCACAATGAGCAGGGGTATTACCTAGGTTCAGTGGCCATGCAAGCTGAGAAGTTTCCTTCTGA accAAACCGTTTGCTGCTGCTACATGGATTCTTGGATGAGAATGTTCACTTTGCACACACTAGTATTTTGCTCAGCTTTTTAGTGAGAGCTGGGAAACCGTATGACTTACAG atcTACCCTCAGGAGAGACACAGTATAAGGGTACCTGAGTCGGGAGAGCACTATGAACTCCATCTACTGTATTACCTGCAAGAGAATCTGGGCTCTCATATTGCTGCTCTGAAGGCAATGTGA
- the DPP8 gene encoding dipeptidyl peptidase 8 isoform X3, protein MYSREEELLRERKRIGTIGIASYDYHQESGTFLFQAGSGIYHVKDGGPHGFTQQPLRPILVETSCPNIRMDPKLCPADPNWIAFIHSNDIWISNIETREERRLTFVHNELDNVEEDPKSAGVATFVLQEEFDRYTGYWWSPKAQPTLNGGKVLRILYEENDESEVEIIHVTSPMLETRKTDSFRYPKTGTANPKVTFKISEVTINAEGRIADVVDKELVQPFEILFEGVEYIARAGWTPEGKYIWSILLDRSQTRLQIVLIPPALFIPTEDDAMERQKLVDAVPDSVTPFIIYEETTDIWINIHDIFYVFPQTHEDEIEFIFASECKTGFRHLYKVVSVLKESKYKRSCGGLPAPSDFKCPIKEEMAITSGEWEVLGRHGSNIYVDEVKKLVYFQGTKDSPLEHHLYVVNYENPGEVKRLTECGYSHACCVSQDCDMFISKYSNQKNPHCVSLYRLTGPEDGAAHRTKEFWATILDSAGPLPDYIPPEVFSFESSTGFTLYGMMYKPHNLQPGKKYPTVLFIYGGPQVQLVNNRFKGIKYFRLNTLASLGYVVVVIDNRGSCHRGLKFEGAFKYKMGQIEINDQVEGLQYLASQYDFIDLDRVGIHGWSYGGYLSLMALMQRSDIFRVAIAGAPVTLWIFYDTGYTERYMGHPDHNEQGYYLGSVAMQAEKFPSEPNRLLLLHGFLDENVHFAHTSILLSFLVRAGKPYDLQIYPQERHSIRVPESGEHYELHLLYYLQENLGSHIAALKAM, encoded by the exons ATGTACTCTCGTGAAGAAGAGCTGCTACGGGAGAGGAAGAGAATTGGCACCATTGGGATTGCCTCTTATGATTACCACCAAGAAAGCGGCACCTTTCTGTTTCAGGCTGGGAGTGGAATTTATCACGTAAAAGATGGAGGCCCTCACGGATTCACT caACAGCCTTTAAGACCCATTCTGGTAGAGACTAGTTGTCCAAATATCCGTATGGATCCCAAGCTTTGTCCAGCTGATCCAAATTGGATTGCATTTATCCATAGCAATGACATCTGGATATCTAATATAGAAACCAGAGAAGAAAGGAGACTAACATTTGTGCACAATG aACTGGACAATGTTGAGGAGGATCCAAAATCTGCTGGCGTGGCTACTTTTGTGCTGCAGGAGGAGTTTGATAGATACACCGGCTACTGGTGGAGCCCAAAGGCACAGCCAA CACTGAATGGGGGTAAAGTTCTTCGAAttctttatgaagaaaatgaTGAGTCAGAGGTGGAAATTATTCATGTCACATCGCCCATGCTGGAGACAAGAAAAACAGATTCCTTCCGGTACCCCAAAACTG GTACAGCAAATCCAAAGGTCACTTTCAAGATATCTGAAGTGACAATCAATGCGGAAGGCAGA ATTGCAGATGTTGTGGATAAAGAGCTAGTTCAGCCGTTCGAGATCCTCTTTGAAGGAGTAGAGTACATTGCTAGAGCTGGGTGGACGCCAGAAGGAAAATA CATCTGGTCCATCTTACTGGATCGCTCCCAAACTCGACTTCAGATAGTCTTGATCCCTCCTGCATTATTCATCCCCACAGAAGACGACGCAATGGAAAGACAGAAACTTGTCGATGCCGTACCAGATTCTGTTACACCTTTCATTATTTATGAAGAAACAACAGACATATGGATAAAT ATTCATGATATCTTTTATGTTTTCCCTCAAACCCATGAAGATGAGATAGAGTTCATTTTTGCCTCTGAGTGTAAAACAGGATTCCGGCACCTATACAAAGTCGTCTCAGTTTTGAAGGAGAGCAAGTATAAGCGGTCGTGTGGAGGCCTCCCTGCTCCAA GTGACTTCAAGTGCCCCATCAAAGAGGAGATGGCAATTACCAGTGGAGAATGGGAAGTGCTTGGCAGACATGGATCCAAT aTCTATGTTGATGAAGTGAAAAAACTGGTGTACTTTCAAGGCACAAAAGACTCACCCTTAGAGCATCACTTGTATGTTGTTAACTACGAGAATCCTGGAGAAGTAAAGCGGCTGACAGAATGTGGTTACTCTCATGCCTGCTGTGTCAGCCAG GATTGTGACATGTTCATCAGCAAGTACAGTAATCAGAAGAACCCACACTGTGTGTCACTTTACCGGCTGACAGGACCTGAAGATGGTGCAGCTCATAGGACAAAGGAATTCTGGGCTACCATTTTAGATTCAGCAG GCCCTCTTCCTGATTACATTCCCCCAGAAGTGTTCTCCTTTGAGAGCTCCACGGGGTTTACGCTCTATGGGATGATGTACAAACCTCACAATCTGCAACCTGGAAAGAAGTACCCCACTGTGCTTTTCATCTATGGAGGTCCTCAG GTACAGCTAGTGAACAATCGGTTTAAAGGAATCAAGTATTTCCGTTTGAACACTTTGGCCTCTTTAGGCtatgttgttgttgtcattgaCAACAGGGGGTCCTGCCACCGGGGGCTGAAGTTTGAAGGGGCCTTTAAATACAAAATG ggACAAATAGAAATTAATGACCAGGTGGAAGGGCTGCAGTATTTAGCATCCCAGTATGACTTCATTGATTTGGATCGTGTTGGCATTCATGGCTGGTCCTATGGAGGCTACCTCTCTCTTATGGCTTTAATGCAGAGGTCAGATATTTTCAGG GTTGCCATTGCTGGAGCACCTGTCACGCTGTGGATTTTCTATGACACTGGTTACACAGAGCGCTACATGGGCCACCCGGATCACAATGAGCAGGGGTATTACCTAGGTTCAGTGGCCATGCAAGCTGAGAAGTTTCCTTCTGA accAAACCGTTTGCTGCTGCTACATGGATTCTTGGATGAGAATGTTCACTTTGCACACACTAGTATTTTGCTCAGCTTTTTAGTGAGAGCTGGGAAACCGTATGACTTACAG atcTACCCTCAGGAGAGACACAGTATAAGGGTACCTGAGTCGGGAGAGCACTATGAACTCCATCTACTGTATTACCTGCAAGAGAATCTGGGCTCTCATATTGCTGCTCTGAAGGCAATGTGA